The Chryseobacterium geocarposphaerae genome window below encodes:
- the atpA gene encoding F0F1 ATP synthase subunit alpha, which translates to MAEINPAEVSAILKQQLANFDTQSNVEEVGTVLTIGDGIARVYGLENVQYGELVKFSSDVEGIVLNLEEDNVGVALLGESKLVKEGDTVTRTNRISSIKVGEGMLGRVVDTLGNPIDGKGPITGELYEMPLERKAPGVIYRQPVTEPLQSGIVAIDSMIPVGRGQRELIIGDRQTGKTTVAIDTIINQKEFFDAGQPVYCIYVAIGQKASTVAQIVKTLSDKGALAYTVIVAANASDPVPMQVYSAMAGAAIGEFFRDTGRPALIVYDDLSKQAVAYRELSLLLRRPPGREAYPGDVFYLHSRLLERAAKVIADDEIAKQMNDLPESLKPIVKGGGSLTALPIIETQAGDVSAYIPTNVISITDGQIFLESDLFNSGVRPAINVGISVSRVGGNAQIKSMKKVSGTLKLDQAQYKELEAFAKFGSDLDASTLAVISKGERNVELLKQPVNSPLPVDSQVAMIYAGTENLLRNVPLNKIKDFQHEYIEFLRSKHPDTMAAIKAGKIDNDITGVLKQAANDLASKYN; encoded by the coding sequence ATGGCAGAAATAAATCCGGCAGAAGTATCTGCGATCTTAAAACAGCAATTGGCCAACTTCGATACTCAATCAAATGTTGAGGAAGTAGGTACAGTTTTAACCATCGGTGATGGTATCGCTCGTGTATACGGGTTAGAAAACGTACAATACGGAGAGTTGGTGAAATTTTCTAGTGATGTAGAAGGTATTGTACTAAACCTTGAAGAAGACAACGTAGGTGTTGCTTTGCTAGGTGAAAGTAAATTAGTAAAAGAAGGAGATACAGTAACAAGAACAAACAGAATTTCTTCTATCAAAGTAGGGGAAGGGATGTTAGGAAGAGTAGTGGATACTCTTGGTAACCCTATCGATGGTAAAGGTCCTATTACTGGGGAATTATACGAAATGCCATTGGAAAGAAAAGCTCCTGGAGTTATCTACAGACAACCTGTAACTGAACCATTACAGTCAGGTATCGTTGCGATCGACTCTATGATCCCTGTAGGAAGAGGACAGAGAGAGCTTATCATTGGTGACAGACAAACAGGTAAAACTACTGTTGCGATCGATACGATCATCAATCAAAAAGAATTCTTTGATGCAGGTCAGCCTGTATATTGTATATATGTAGCTATCGGGCAAAAAGCTTCTACAGTAGCACAAATCGTTAAAACGCTTTCTGATAAAGGAGCTTTAGCATATACGGTAATCGTTGCCGCTAACGCATCAGATCCGGTTCCAATGCAGGTATATTCTGCAATGGCAGGTGCTGCAATCGGTGAGTTCTTCAGAGACACCGGAAGACCAGCGCTTATCGTTTATGATGATTTATCTAAACAAGCAGTTGCTTACCGTGAGCTTTCTCTACTATTGAGAAGACCACCGGGACGTGAGGCTTATCCTGGAGACGTTTTCTATCTTCACTCAAGACTATTGGAAAGAGCTGCGAAAGTTATTGCTGATGATGAAATCGCTAAGCAAATGAATGACTTGCCAGAGTCTCTTAAGCCAATCGTAAAAGGTGGTGGATCATTAACCGCACTTCCAATTATCGAAACTCAGGCGGGTGACGTTTCTGCATATATCCCGACTAACGTAATCTCTATTACAGACGGACAGATCTTCTTGGAGTCTGATCTATTCAACTCAGGGGTTCGTCCTGCGATTAACGTAGGGATCTCTGTATCAAGGGTAGGAGGTAACGCTCAGATCAAATCAATGAAAAAAGTTTCTGGTACACTTAAGTTAGACCAGGCTCAATATAAAGAATTAGAGGCATTTGCTAAGTTCGGATCTGACCTTGATGCGTCTACTTTAGCAGTAATCTCTAAGGGGGAAAGAAACGTAGAGCTTCTTAAGCAGCCGGTAAACTCTCCACTTCCGGTAGACAGCCAGGTTGCTATGATCTATGCAGGTACCGAGAACCTATTGAGAAATGTTCCATTGAACAAAATTAAAGATTTCCAACACGAGTATATCGAATTCCTAAGATCTAAGCATCCTGACACTATGGCTGCTATCAAAGCTGGAAAAATCGATAACGATATTACGGGAGTTCTTAAGCAGGCAGCTAATGATTTAGCTTCTAAATATAACTAA
- the atpG gene encoding ATP synthase F1 subunit gamma, which yields MANLKEIRGRISSISSTMQITRAMKMVSAAKLKKAQDAIVMLRPYSEKLQEIIQNVNSSSDPDQVSVYAQKREVKRVLFIAVTSNRGLAGAFNSSIVKELNNQFQNNSQYEIEVLTIGKKVFDAVRKSRTVFSNESAVYDNLTFDRVANVTEGVMKSFRDGKFDEVYLIYNKFVNAATQEVTAEQLLPISMPETEKSAVETDYIFEPNKNEILDNLIPKSIKTQVFKAVLDSVASEHGARMTAMHKATDNAQALKNDLVIFYNKARQAAITNEILEIVSGAEALKS from the coding sequence ATGGCAAACTTAAAAGAAATACGAGGTAGAATCAGTTCAATTTCATCTACGATGCAAATTACACGTGCTATGAAAATGGTTTCGGCAGCGAAGCTAAAGAAAGCACAGGATGCTATCGTAATGTTGAGACCATATTCTGAAAAGCTTCAGGAGATCATCCAGAATGTAAATTCAAGTTCAGATCCTGATCAGGTTTCTGTTTATGCTCAGAAAAGAGAGGTGAAGAGAGTGCTTTTTATTGCAGTAACTTCAAACAGAGGTTTGGCAGGTGCTTTCAACTCATCTATTGTAAAAGAGCTTAACAACCAGTTCCAGAATAATTCTCAGTACGAAATTGAAGTTCTTACCATTGGTAAAAAAGTTTTTGATGCTGTAAGAAAGAGCAGAACGGTATTTTCTAACGAAAGTGCAGTATATGATAATCTTACATTTGACAGAGTTGCTAACGTTACTGAAGGAGTAATGAAGAGCTTCAGAGACGGTAAGTTTGATGAAGTTTATTTGATTTATAATAAATTTGTAAACGCTGCAACGCAAGAAGTAACTGCAGAACAGCTTCTTCCTATCTCAATGCCTGAAACAGAGAAATCAGCAGTGGAAACTGATTATATCTTTGAACCTAACAAAAATGAGATTTTGGATAATTTGATTCCTAAATCAATTAAAACTCAGGTGTTCAAAGCTGTTTTAGACTCTGTAGCTTCTGAGCACGGAGCGAGAATGACCGCAATGCATAAAGCAACAGATAATGCACAGGCATTGAAAAATGATCTTGTAATTTTCTACAATAAAGCGAGACAGGCTGCTATTACAAACGAAATCCTTGAGATCGTTTCCGGAGCTGAAGCTTTAAAGAGCTAA
- a CDS encoding hemolysin family protein, with protein sequence MDSDIVRLLLALLLVLLNGFFVAAEFSIVKVRYSQIQLKAAEGNSMAKQAEHIIKHLDEYLSATQLGITLASLALGWVGESALHHIVENIFDSFNINLSQSSITSVSLIISFVLITIMHIVFGELIPKSIAIRKSEATTMATAVPLRVFYTIFKPFIWLMNSMSNGFLRLIKIHPASEQEIHSTEELQLLVKQSADSGEIEEENYEIIKNAFDFTDHSAKQIMVPRQNITSIDFEEDINEIINKIMDSGYSRIPVYEDSIDNVIGIFYTKEIIREFVKRKGELNHEDLKELMRDAFFVVGSKKISDLLKIFQQKKQHLAIVIDEFGGTEGIITLEDILEELVGEIQDEEDDEDKIVDKMGEDIYWVQATQPLDEINEFLPKKLPLSEESEYNTLAGFILHALEDIPEENQEFDLDNYHFKILKMNNKSVELVELVYEQPNNINELADKIGEV encoded by the coding sequence ATGGATTCGGACATAGTCAGGCTTTTGTTGGCCTTATTACTTGTTTTACTTAATGGCTTTTTCGTAGCCGCAGAATTTTCAATTGTTAAAGTTCGTTATTCACAAATACAGCTAAAAGCCGCGGAAGGTAATTCTATGGCAAAGCAGGCAGAGCATATTATCAAGCATCTTGATGAGTATTTATCTGCAACACAATTAGGAATCACCTTGGCTTCCCTGGCTTTAGGTTGGGTAGGAGAAAGTGCATTGCACCACATTGTGGAAAATATTTTTGACTCTTTTAATATCAATCTTAGTCAGTCATCCATTACTTCGGTTTCATTGATTATTAGCTTTGTATTGATTACCATTATGCATATTGTTTTTGGTGAGCTTATTCCTAAGTCAATTGCCATCAGAAAATCAGAAGCTACTACAATGGCAACGGCAGTTCCTTTGAGAGTTTTTTATACGATTTTCAAACCGTTTATCTGGTTGATGAACTCTATGTCCAATGGTTTCTTAAGACTGATTAAAATTCACCCGGCATCTGAACAGGAAATCCACTCTACAGAAGAGTTGCAGCTTTTGGTAAAACAAAGTGCAGACAGCGGGGAGATAGAGGAGGAAAACTATGAGATCATTAAAAATGCGTTCGATTTTACAGATCATTCCGCAAAACAGATCATGGTTCCGAGACAGAATATTACTTCTATCGACTTTGAAGAAGATATCAATGAGATTATCAATAAAATTATGGATAGCGGATATTCCCGTATTCCGGTTTATGAAGATTCAATAGATAATGTTATTGGTATTTTCTATACTAAAGAAATCATCAGGGAGTTTGTAAAAAGAAAAGGTGAGCTCAATCACGAAGACCTGAAAGAACTGATGCGTGATGCTTTCTTTGTAGTAGGAAGTAAAAAGATTTCGGATCTACTGAAAATTTTCCAGCAGAAAAAGCAGCATTTGGCCATTGTAATTGATGAATTCGGAGGAACTGAAGGAATTATCACCCTTGAAGATATTTTGGAAGAGCTTGTAGGGGAAATTCAGGATGAAGAGGATGATGAAGATAAGATTGTCGATAAAATGGGAGAAGATATTTACTGGGTTCAGGCCACGCAGCCTTTGGATGAAATTAACGAGTTTTTACCTAAGAAACTGCCTCTTTCTGAAGAAAGTGAATACAATACATTAGCAGGGTTCATTCTTCATGCTTTAGAAGATATTCCGGAAGAGAACCAGGAATTTGACCTGGATAATTATCATTTTAAAATTCTGAAAATGAATAATAAGAGTGTGGAGCTTGTAGAATTGGTATATGAACAGCCCAATAATATCAATGAATTGGCAGATAAAATAGGTGAAGTTTAA
- a CDS encoding ATP-dependent Clp protease adaptor ClpS encodes MFFHNHIKDYENPKRQYEEEVLVLDDLDEVYKLVLHNDDVHTFDYVIDSLIEICKHTLEQAEQCTILVHFKGKCTVKTGSMDLLKPMHEKLLSRELTSEIV; translated from the coding sequence ATGTTTTTTCATAACCATATAAAAGATTACGAAAATCCTAAGCGTCAGTATGAAGAAGAAGTGCTCGTACTAGATGATTTGGATGAAGTGTACAAACTCGTTTTGCATAACGATGATGTACATACTTTTGATTATGTTATAGATTCATTGATAGAAATATGTAAACATACGTTGGAGCAGGCCGAACAATGTACAATATTAGTCCATTTCAAGGGCAAATGTACGGTAAAAACCGGCTCAATGGATTTATTAAAGCCGATGCATGAAAAATTACTTTCAAGGGAATTAACAAGCGAAATTGTGTAA
- a CDS encoding DUF2625 domain-containing protein: MKDLKDLINKNEDAITLIQTWKKSARNKVQILEKDSLKSKEALFNIQISTRSPMGAIVFHTGGILINDGWIRIYGSGNNKLDRNLPDWNKGKTFENFGEKPGHLIIADDAIGSFFLLNGGDLGSDLGKVYYFAPDSLETEPLDLTYSDFINFCFNGNVDGFYKDLRWKNWEKDFKDLSTNEAFIFYPYLWTKEGRDIDSVQKSKVSIEEVYKLKVSKMNPIDK, encoded by the coding sequence ATGAAAGATTTAAAAGATCTAATAAATAAAAATGAAGATGCAATAACCTTAATCCAAACATGGAAAAAAAGTGCCCGAAATAAAGTTCAGATTTTAGAAAAAGATTCTCTGAAATCAAAAGAAGCATTATTTAATATTCAAATATCAACTCGTTCTCCTATGGGAGCAATAGTTTTCCATACTGGAGGAATTCTAATTAATGATGGCTGGATTAGAATTTATGGATCTGGCAATAATAAATTGGACCGAAATTTACCTGATTGGAACAAAGGAAAAACCTTTGAAAATTTTGGTGAGAAGCCAGGCCACTTAATCATTGCTGATGATGCTATAGGAAGCTTTTTTCTCTTAAATGGCGGCGACTTGGGAAGCGATTTAGGAAAAGTTTATTATTTTGCGCCTGACAGCTTGGAAACAGAACCTCTGGATTTAACATATTCTGATTTTATTAATTTCTGTTTTAATGGAAATGTAGACGGGTTTTACAAAGATTTACGATGGAAAAACTGGGAAAAAGATTTTAAAGATTTAAGTACAAACGAAGCTTTTATATTTTATCCTTATCTATGGACTAAAGAAGGAAGAGATATCGATTCTGTTCAAAAAAGCAAGGTAAGTATTGAAGAAGTCTATAAATTAAAAGTTTCTAAAATGAATCCTATTGATAAATAA
- a CDS encoding M28 family peptidase → MKKILTTTTLLLNLCLLAQSKEDSIQFNKISTEILNNGKAYNELRDLTKNIGHRLSGSAAYERSVQWAAQQLRDAGADKVWLQEVMIPVWERGKESLQIKTDTGKWKSLKMLSLGNSEGTGGKDVSGEIIMVKSMDEYEKLPPEKVKDKIVFFNYPFSQSYIETFKGYSDAAKYRTTAASLTAKKGGKFAIIRSLSSAFDDVPHTGAMRYQDDKKIPAVAIGSSVADELENLLKSQKVMAKLNSNCGMKGEKLSHSVIGEIAGRKDKSVIVVGGHLDSWDVGEGAHDDGAGIVQSIEVVRTFKKLGIPNNHTIRVVCFANEENGVKGGIQYGKTAKENNERHLFAIESDAGGFTPRGIALEMDETKRKQIQSWKPLFLPYGAYDFENKYSGTDIYPLRDMGVPAAELVPDSQRYFDIHHTEEDTFEKVNRRELLLGATVMTQLIYMIDKNW, encoded by the coding sequence ATGAAAAAAATTCTGACAACAACTACTCTACTTTTGAATTTATGCTTACTAGCACAAAGCAAAGAAGACTCCATACAATTCAACAAAATTTCAACGGAAATTTTAAATAATGGCAAAGCCTATAATGAACTCCGAGATTTAACTAAAAATATAGGTCATCGTTTGAGCGGTTCTGCCGCTTATGAAAGATCTGTTCAATGGGCCGCTCAACAACTTCGTGATGCAGGAGCAGATAAGGTTTGGCTACAGGAAGTGATGATTCCTGTTTGGGAAAGAGGAAAAGAGTCTTTGCAGATCAAGACTGATACCGGAAAATGGAAAAGCTTAAAAATGCTTTCTTTAGGAAATTCCGAAGGAACAGGCGGTAAAGATGTTTCCGGGGAAATCATCATGGTAAAATCTATGGATGAGTATGAAAAATTACCCCCAGAAAAGGTAAAAGATAAAATAGTTTTCTTTAACTATCCATTCAGTCAGTCTTATATCGAAACGTTCAAAGGATACAGTGATGCGGCAAAATACAGAACAACAGCCGCTTCATTAACGGCAAAAAAAGGCGGTAAATTTGCCATTATCAGATCACTTTCTTCTGCTTTTGATGATGTTCCTCATACCGGGGCAATGCGTTATCAGGATGATAAAAAAATTCCTGCGGTAGCCATTGGGAGCTCCGTTGCTGATGAGCTTGAAAATCTTTTAAAATCCCAGAAGGTGATGGCAAAATTAAATTCCAACTGCGGAATGAAAGGGGAAAAGCTCTCCCATTCTGTTATTGGAGAAATTGCAGGCAGAAAAGACAAAAGTGTTATCGTTGTCGGTGGCCATTTGGATTCCTGGGATGTCGGTGAAGGCGCTCATGATGACGGGGCCGGAATTGTTCAGAGTATTGAAGTTGTAAGAACATTCAAAAAACTGGGAATTCCAAACAATCATACAATACGTGTGGTTTGTTTCGCTAATGAAGAAAATGGTGTAAAAGGAGGTATACAATATGGAAAAACAGCTAAAGAAAACAATGAGAGACACCTTTTTGCTATAGAATCGGATGCGGGTGGCTTTACTCCGAGAGGAATTGCTCTGGAAATGGATGAAACGAAAAGAAAACAGATCCAAAGCTGGAAACCTTTGTTCCTTCCTTACGGAGCCTATGATTTTGAAAATAAATATTCAGGAACAGACATTTATCCACTTCGGGATATGGGAGTTCCTGCTGCAGAACTTGTTCCGGATTCGCAAAGATATTTTGACATTCACCATACAGAAGAAGATACTTTTGAGAAAGTCAACAGAAGAGAATTACTTCTTGGTGCAACAGTAATGACACAGCTTATTTATATGATTGATAAAAACTGGTAA
- a CDS encoding M28 family peptidase produces the protein MKKSLLIIFPLFLGGFLFSQKKQVKKTVPTPKYNYHTEFKKISDEIMINGTAYDNLGELTKGIGPRFSATPGYTKAVDWAEKQFKEIGIETIWKQDAKAPIWIRGRETLQIKAGNGDWKNIKMLSFGNSEGTNGKDLTGEIVLINTTGELNALSIGQLKDKIVFVNLPLDPTIVNTSDSYLITAKSKLISASVIAKTGAKALIIRSLTTAYNDIPHAKMVYYEPDDKARIPAMSIGAKSADELEKLLKKEKVTAKINMSAESKGEALNPNVIAEIPGKKDSKVILLGAQLDSWDFGEGAIDDGTGVVQCIEVLRTLKALGYENNHTIRVVLFANSENGGQGREMYASYVKKKEEKHIFALGTDAGGYSPRGFSLDMSPQRRRQIFEWKNYFLPYGVYDFDQTDAIQDISPLKKLDVPLAELVVDTQRYFDYHHSVQDTYDKVNKRELLLGSIVMTQMVLMIDQNW, from the coding sequence ATGAAGAAATCATTACTTATCATATTTCCACTCTTTTTGGGTGGATTTTTATTTTCTCAAAAGAAGCAGGTCAAAAAAACGGTTCCTACTCCTAAATATAATTACCATACTGAGTTCAAAAAAATCTCAGACGAAATTATGATTAACGGAACGGCCTATGACAATCTTGGTGAACTTACCAAAGGAATCGGTCCCCGCTTCAGTGCCACTCCCGGATATACAAAAGCAGTAGACTGGGCTGAAAAACAATTTAAGGAAATCGGAATTGAAACCATCTGGAAGCAGGATGCAAAAGCTCCCATTTGGATAAGAGGAAGGGAAACTTTGCAGATAAAAGCAGGAAATGGTGACTGGAAAAATATTAAAATGCTTTCTTTTGGGAATTCTGAAGGGACAAACGGAAAAGATCTAACCGGCGAAATTGTCTTAATCAATACGACCGGAGAGCTGAATGCTTTATCAATCGGACAACTAAAAGATAAAATTGTTTTCGTTAACCTTCCTTTAGATCCCACCATTGTAAATACCAGTGATTCTTATTTAATTACGGCTAAATCAAAGCTCATTTCAGCTTCCGTAATTGCAAAAACAGGAGCAAAAGCATTAATCATAAGATCATTAACTACAGCTTATAATGATATTCCCCATGCTAAAATGGTCTATTATGAACCGGATGATAAGGCAAGAATTCCGGCGATGTCCATCGGTGCAAAATCTGCTGATGAGCTTGAAAAACTGCTGAAGAAGGAAAAGGTAACGGCAAAGATCAATATGTCTGCGGAATCAAAAGGGGAAGCCCTTAATCCGAATGTTATCGCTGAAATTCCCGGTAAAAAAGATTCTAAAGTAATTCTTTTAGGTGCCCAGCTGGATTCCTGGGATTTCGGAGAAGGTGCGATTGACGACGGTACCGGAGTTGTACAATGTATTGAAGTATTAAGAACATTAAAAGCACTTGGCTATGAAAACAACCATACCATAAGAGTTGTTTTGTTTGCCAATAGTGAAAATGGCGGACAAGGAAGGGAAATGTATGCTTCCTACGTAAAAAAGAAAGAGGAGAAACATATTTTTGCTTTAGGAACCGATGCAGGAGGATATTCTCCGAGAGGATTCTCATTGGATATGTCTCCGCAAAGAAGAAGGCAAATCTTTGAATGGAAAAACTATTTCCTTCCCTATGGAGTGTATGACTTTGACCAGACGGATGCTATTCAGGATATTTCACCCCTGAAAAAACTGGATGTCCCTCTTGCCGAACTTGTTGTAGATACACAAAGATATTTCGACTATCACCACTCTGTTCAGGATACTTATGATAAAGTAAATAAACGTGAACTTCTTTTAGGTTCGATAGTGATGACCCAAATGGTACTTATGATTGATCAAAACTGGTAA
- a CDS encoding DUF1015 domain-containing protein, with the protein MPVFKPFRGIRPHKDYEATFPTHPLDNFTQSEIAEKAQVENTYINMIKPYVVSKSKDVDRNLRKIRTTFEELLNEKVLVQDNSAYYLYEQIYPNKQVFRGLLGLSSIEDFWNGKIKRHESTIPQKKEKLAHYLEKVNLQAEPVLLTYPSNSKIELLMNHEEKNVPIFNHVDSIGIRHKIWRIDNRLKLQQFKEVIDQIDSFYIADGHHRIGSTALNAKRLKDKNKKHNGTEPYNFVYSFIVSNQSIKIHDYNRIISDLNGLSSEEFLSKLEKYFLIHEKEETPYYPSQKFHISMYLDGKFYSLHVKHDLRSQEMSLDNLDHHLLDKYIIKDILNIEDSDSSDKILYIKGTSNIEGIKLLKESVDKGEGKVGFGIYPVSFNDMIKISDLKLSMPPKCTFIEPKLVTALLMYDMKP; encoded by the coding sequence ATGCCTGTTTTTAAACCATTTCGTGGAATAAGACCTCATAAAGATTATGAAGCCACTTTTCCTACTCATCCATTAGATAATTTTACCCAATCTGAAATTGCTGAAAAAGCACAGGTTGAAAACACTTACATCAATATGATCAAACCATATGTGGTAAGTAAATCTAAAGATGTAGACAGGAATTTAAGGAAAATAAGAACTACTTTCGAAGAGCTTCTGAATGAGAAAGTCCTGGTACAGGATAACTCGGCTTATTATCTTTATGAGCAAATATACCCTAATAAACAGGTATTTAGAGGCCTTTTAGGTTTAAGCAGTATTGAGGATTTCTGGAACGGAAAAATCAAAAGACACGAAAGTACCATTCCACAAAAGAAAGAAAAACTGGCTCATTACCTTGAGAAAGTAAATTTACAGGCAGAACCGGTATTGTTAACCTATCCTTCTAATTCAAAAATAGAATTATTGATGAATCATGAAGAGAAAAATGTACCTATTTTCAATCATGTAGACAGTATCGGAATCCGTCATAAAATCTGGAGAATCGACAATCGTCTGAAATTACAGCAATTCAAGGAAGTTATTGATCAGATCGACTCTTTTTATATTGCAGACGGACATCACAGGATCGGATCTACCGCCCTGAATGCAAAACGCCTGAAAGATAAAAACAAGAAACATAACGGGACTGAACCTTATAATTTTGTATATAGTTTCATTGTTTCCAACCAATCTATAAAAATTCACGATTACAACAGGATTATCAGTGATCTGAATGGTTTGAGCTCTGAAGAATTCCTGTCAAAACTTGAAAAGTATTTCCTAATTCACGAAAAAGAAGAGACTCCATACTACCCTTCTCAGAAGTTCCATATCTCTATGTATCTTGACGGAAAGTTTTATTCTCTTCACGTAAAGCATGATCTTCGTTCCCAGGAAATGTCTTTGGATAATCTGGATCATCATCTTTTGGATAAATATATTATCAAGGATATCCTTAACATTGAAGATTCTGACAGCTCAGATAAAATCTTATACATCAAAGGAACTTCAAATATTGAAGGGATTAAACTACTGAAAGAAAGTGTTGATAAAGGTGAAGGTAAGGTAGGTTTCGGAATCTATCCTGTAAGCTTTAATGATATGATCAAGATTTCGGATCTTAAATTGAGTATGCCGCCAAAATGCACCTTTATAGAACCTAAACTGGTAACAGCTTTATTAATGTATGACATGAAGCCTTAA
- a CDS encoding D-2-hydroxyacid dehydrogenase, translating into MKVLANDGISKAGEQALKNAGIEVLDNRVAQDHVINFINENNVDVLLVRSATKVRQDLIDACPNLKIIGRGGIGMDNIDVEYAIEQGKYIINTPTASSKSVAELVFGHFFALARFLHESNRLMPLEGETHFNAMKKSFSNAHELSGKTLGVIGFGSIGQEVVKIGISLGMKIKVLTRKPKTEILTLNFFDGQSVKFEVTSTNDMDVFLKEADFISINTPKTNEYIIDTPEFEKMKDGVYIVNTARGGVLNEVALIDFIESKKVAGAALDVFENEPNPELPLLMNPALSLSPHVGGNTVDAQEKIGLELAEQIIKIKNEL; encoded by the coding sequence ATGAAAGTTTTAGCTAACGACGGTATTTCGAAAGCAGGAGAACAGGCATTAAAAAATGCGGGAATTGAAGTTTTGGACAACAGGGTTGCTCAAGATCACGTAATCAATTTCATCAACGAGAATAACGTAGACGTTCTTTTGGTAAGAAGTGCTACGAAAGTGAGGCAGGATCTTATCGATGCATGTCCGAATCTGAAAATTATCGGAAGAGGAGGCATTGGAATGGACAATATTGATGTTGAATATGCTATTGAACAGGGAAAATACATTATCAATACGCCGACTGCTTCTTCAAAATCGGTTGCGGAATTGGTTTTCGGACATTTCTTTGCTTTAGCAAGATTTCTTCACGAATCCAACAGATTAATGCCGTTGGAAGGGGAAACGCATTTCAACGCGATGAAAAAGTCTTTCAGCAATGCACATGAACTTTCAGGAAAAACTTTAGGAGTTATTGGTTTTGGGAGTATTGGCCAGGAAGTGGTTAAAATAGGAATCTCTTTAGGGATGAAAATTAAAGTTTTAACCCGAAAACCTAAAACGGAGATCCTTACATTGAATTTTTTCGACGGACAGTCGGTGAAATTTGAAGTCACTTCTACCAACGATATGGATGTTTTCTTAAAAGAAGCGGATTTCATCAGTATCAATACGCCTAAAACGAACGAATATATTATAGATACGCCAGAGTTTGAAAAAATGAAAGACGGCGTTTATATTGTAAATACTGCAAGAGGCGGTGTCCTGAATGAAGTGGCTTTAATTGATTTCATTGAATCTAAAAAAGTGGCCGGTGCAGCTTTGGATGTTTTTGAAAACGAACCTAATCCTGAATTACCACTTTTGATGAATCCTGCATTATCACTTTCACCTCATGTAGGTGGAAATACGGTAGATGCACAGGAAAAAATAGGACTGGAACTTGCAGAACAAATTATTAAGATAAAAAACGAACTATAA